A region of Dictyostelium discoideum AX4 chromosome 1 chromosome, whole genome shotgun sequence DNA encodes the following proteins:
- the rpl36a gene encoding S60 ribosomal protein L36a yields MVNIPKARKTHCVKCNKHTPHKVTQYKAGKPSLFAQGKRRYDRKQSGFGGQTKPVFHKKAKTTKKIVLRMECSCGYKKQQVLKRCKRFELGGEKKSKNEAIKILEIKINLQKKTI; encoded by the exons ATG GTCAACATCCCAAAAGCCCGTAAGACTCACTGTGTCAAGTGCAACAAACACACCCCACACAAGGTTACCCAATACAAAGCTGGTAAACCAAGTCTTTTCGCACAAG gtAAAAGACGTTACGATCGTAAACAATCAGGTTTTGGTGGTCAAACCAAACCAGTTTTCCACAAGAAAGCCAAAACTACCAAAAAGATCGTACTCAGAATGGAATGTTCATGTGGTTACAAGAAACAACAAGTTTTAAAGAGATGTAAACGTTTCGAACTCGGTGGTGagaaaaaatcaaagaaCGAAGCTATTAAGat tctagaaataaagataaacctacaaaaaaaaaccatttaa
- the samkA gene encoding SAM domain-containing protein — MDTSAVSYLSSIVLNNNYKEWNNEKIIKWLSDTKKIQKVIVFKIYEITGRDLEFLSDKILFKMGVGIRDLLSFKSEFEILKNNYDNNNNNNNNNNNNNNNNNNNNNNNNNNNNNNNNNNNNNNNNNNNNKNNNNSNSNSTNINNNCSNNNSNNNHINFNSNSNITNIKNNDSKIKNKKEENKVPIIDLNQYEYVESISLGVFSVVGKYKRKGQENEFIAIKKIDILSLNEEKIIKEINKLYSINHPNIIKIIGYCKDQKNYYIASKYYPKGSIKKNTKQSPYSEMNAKRISVKILSGIDYLHSLNPPIIHRDIKCDNILLDENDDPILIDFGLSYKTIDDSTNLKTLCKKPFWASPDVNNQEIQIFSEKTDIYSFGCTIFEMIVGWESYSKKENNQPNLQKLPDNLTISCRLALGDIIGLEQNFKPDSKDLQKLSWFNESLPPIFQSQELTKSTTNTTTTTTTTTTPPPPPSPSSSSPSMNENKKIVTSDCLINSFKESGCLIFLNGELMYDNPFDKDCYQYNIVIPFGTPHLREVIHKDKNKSKHLDKIELFIDDHLAKGLVIKLGNFKLDLSKEFKKTPTFIDSIIEYLLDLLQKDNDDDDDDDVPESIILNIAVGFYKYISNFITYQYVLNQPSHFC, encoded by the exons ATGGATACAAGTGCTGTATCTTATTTATCTTCTATTgttttaaacaataattataaagaatGGAATAAtgaaaagataataaagTGGCTTTCagatacaaaaaaaatacaaaaagtTATAGTTTTCAAAATATACGAAATCACAGGAAGAGATTTAGAATTTTTATcagataaaatattatttaaaatgggTGTTGGAATTCGTGACCTTTTATCCTTTAAAAGTGAATtcgaaattttaaaaaataattacgataataataataataataataataataataataataataataataataataataataataataataataataataataataataataataataataataataataataataataataataataataataataataaaaataataataatagtaatagtaatagtaccAATATCAATAACAATTGTagcaataacaatagtaacaataaccatattaatttcaatagcaatagtaatattaccaatataaaaaataatgacagtaaaataaaaaataaaaaagaagaaaataaagtaccaattattgatttaaacCAGTACGAATATGTTGAATCAATTTCACTTGGAGTTTTCAGTGTTGTTGGgaaatataaaagaaaaggtcaagaaaatgaatttatagcaataaaaaaaattgatattttatcTCTAAATGAAGAAAAG ataattaaagaaattaataaactttattcaattaatcatccaaatataattaaaataattggatATTGTAaagatcaaaaaaattattatattgcaAGTAAATATTATCCAAAAGGgtcaattaaaaagaatacaAAACAATCACCATATAGTGAGATGAATGCAAAAAGGATATCGGTCAAAATTTTAAGCGgaattgattatttacattCATTAAATCCACCAATTATTCATAGAGATATTAAATgtgataatatattattagatgaaaatgatgatccAATTTTAATAGATTTTGGATTATCATATAAAACTATTGATGATTCTACCAATTTGAAAACGTTATGTAAAAAACCATTTTGGGCATCACCAGATGTCAATAATCAAGAGATACAAATCTTTAGCGAAAAAACTGATATATATAGTTTTGGTTGTACAATTTTTGAGATGATTGTTGGTTGGGAATCATAttccaaaaaagaaaataatcaacctaatttacaaaaattacCAGATAATTTAACTATATCTTGTAGACTCGCATTAGGTGATATTATTGGACTTgaacaaaattttaaaccaGATTCAAAAGATTTACAAAAATTATCTTGGTTTAATGAATCATTACCACCAATTTTTCAATCACAAGAATTAACAAAATCGACAACcaataccactaccactaccactactactactacaccaccaccaccaccatcaccatcatcatcatcaccaagtatgaatgaaaataaaaaaatagtaacatcagattgtttaattaatagtTTCAAAGAAAGTGGTTGTCTAATTTTTCTTAATGGAGAATTGATGTATGATAATCCTTTTGATAAAGATTGTTATCAATATAATATAGTGATACCATTTGGTACTCCTCACTTAAGGGAAGTGATacataaagataaaaataaatctaaacaCCTAGACaagattgaattatttatagaTGACCATTTAGCAAAGGGACTTGTTATAAAATTgggaaattttaaattagatTTATCAAAAGAGTTTAAAAAAACTCCAACATTCATAGATTCAATTATCGAATATCTTTTAGATTTATTGCaaaaagataatgatgatgatgatgatgatgatgttccCGAATCCATTATTCTCAATATAGCTGTTGGATTTTACAAAtacatttcaaattttatcaCATACCAATATGTCTTAAATCAACCTTCAcatttttgttaa
- the tspB gene encoding tetraspanin family protein has translation MVDTTNLIPNTPRYLKVPLIAFNTILWVLGLVLVIIGSIGVSFFSNFKDFTKVSKASAALSNLTTGAPAGVLVIGIFFVILTVIGCFVAGKEKLVGLVIYTMLMLIILVALIGVGGKALTLHNDDVVKQIGNAWEDVSNGPKNSTILKLENFLKCCYWNSTSSRNPLLCPKDSKGIPKYTDTCDSVISSKISSNLYLVGAAAVSIGVIEFICMLFALFLIIRICRAPRTKSYDYQ, from the exons atggttgatacaacaaatttaattcCTAATACTCCAAGATATCTTAAAGTTCCATTAATTGCATTTAATACTATTCTTTGG gtTCTTGGTTTAGTTTTAG taattattgGTAGTATTGGTGTTAgctttttttcaaattttaaagattttacaAAAGTTTCAAAAGCTTCAGCTGCActttcaaatttaacaaCTGGAGCACCAGCAGGTGTATTGGTTATTGGTATTTTCTTTGTTATATTAACAGTTATTGGCTGTTTTGTGGCAGGAAAAGAGAAATTGGTTGGTTTGGTAATTTATACAATGTTAAtgttaattattttagttgcattaattggtgttggtggtaaaGCTTTAACATTAcataatgatgatgttgttaaACAAATTGGAAATGCTTGGGAAGATGTATCAAATGGTCCAAAGAATTCTACAATTttgaaattagaaaatttcTTAAAATGTTGCTATTGGAATTCAACCAGTTCTAGAAACCCTTTACTTTGTCCAAAGGATTCAAAAGGTATTCCAAAATATACCGATACTTGTGATAGTGTAATCTCTTCAAAAATCTCTTCAAATCTTTATTTGGTTGGTGCTGCTGCTGTTTCAATTGGCGTCATCGAATTTATTTGTATGCTTTTCGCcttgtttttaattattcGTATTTGTCGTGCTCCTCGTACAAAATCATATGattatcaataa